The Synechococcus sp. HK05 genomic interval CGCCCAAGAAACGCCGCCCTGGTGGACGCTGCCCACACCCCCAAGGCCGAAACCACCTGGCGCCGCCGCTACAAACCCTCGCCCTCCTTCCTCTCCTTGCACCTCGGCGTGGATGCAGCCGTGATCCCCGAAGGCTTCCACTGCCACCACCTGCTGCTCGAAGACTGGGCCGAGATGGAAAGCGAGCAGGGGGTGATCTTCGTGTCGATCCCCACGCTGCTCGATCCCTCCCTGGCACCGGAGGGCCGGCACATCGTGCACACCTTCACTCCCAGCGATATCCAGGCCTGGAAGGATCTCAGCCCCGCCGCCTACAAAACCAAGAAAGCAGCTGACGCAGCCAGCCTGGTGCAACGCCTTGAGGCGATTTTGCCGGGCCTAGGCAATGCAATTCACCATCAAGAGATCGGCACCCCCCGCACCCACCGCCGCTTCCTCGGCCGGATGGGCGGCAGCTACGGCCCGATCCCAGCCCTGCGGCTGCCGGGGCTCCTACCGATGCCCTTCAACCGCACCGGCCTGCAAAACCTTTACTGCGTGGGCGATTCCTGCTTCCCAGGCCAGGGCCTCAACGCCGTGGCCTTCAGCGGCTTCGCCTGCGCCCACCGCATTGGCGCTGATCTGGGGCTCAACCCCTGGGCGTTGCCGGCCTAAGCAGAGCAACACAAGTCCGGCTCGAGCGCTTCGAGCGGGAACACTTGTCTAGCTCAACCCCACATCCCTCCACAGGCGATTCCTCGAACTCGTAGCTGCTGAGCTCACCGCAATCGCTCAGCGGTGAGAGGCAGTCGACATCAGAACCAACGCCGTCTGCGGTTGAAGCACAGCGGGCAGTGCCCCGCCCGCCAACTCTGGGGGCCACAGAACGGCCCCGGTTGAAGAAGCCAGCGGTAACGGCAGCGTGCGGCTGCGGTTCACCACCAGCTCCACCGATGACGCGCCGCCCGCATCACGGCGCCATAGACGTAATCCCTGCTCTACATAGGGGCCTGGCAGCCGCTCAACCTTCAGCTCAGCACCACGCAGGGCCGGTTGCTCACGGCGCAGCTGAGCTAACGAAGCAATGAACCCCCGCAGATCCTGCGGCCAATCACCTGGATCCCCCCAGGGAAAGGCCTCCCGGCAGGCCGGCTCAGCCCCACCGCTCAATCCAGCTTCCGTGCCGTAGTACACGCACGGCACCCCAGGCAGGCAGAACAGCAACACCAGCGCCATCTTCAACGCATCCACATCGCCCTGGAGCATGTGCAGCGCCCGGGGCACATCGTGGCTATCGAGCAGATTGAGCTGGGCTTGATTCGCCTCCGGCCGGTACCAGCTGAGCGTTTCCAACAGCACCTCCCGATAGCGCTCTCCGCTGATGCAGCCGTATGGAATCGACTCGCGGGCATGGCCCTCCTGCAACCGTCCATCGGCCACCCAGCCCAACGTGCTCCAGGCGATGCGGTAGTTCATCACCCCATCGAAATGCGCACCGCCTAGCCACTCGCGCGCATCCCCCCAGATCTCTCCCACGATCCAGGCCTCGGGGTTCACAGCCCGCACCCGCCGCCTGAAATCCAGCCAGAACGGCGGCTCCACCTCATCAGGCACATCCAGCCGCCAGCCATCAATGCCGCGCTGTAGCCAGTGCTCACCCACTGCAAGTAAGTGCTCCTTTACCTGTGGGTTGGCGTGGTTGAACTTCGGCAGCGCCGGATCACACCACCAGCTGTGATAGCCGCAGGCCTCACCAGCGGCCGGATACGCCTTCAACGGCCAGCGCTCGGTGATGAACCAATCGGCATACGGCGAGGCGGCACCGTTCTCCAGCAGATGGTGAAACGCCCAGAAGCCACGGCCACAGTGGTTGAACACACCATCGAGAATCAGCCGCATCCCACGGCTCTTCAGCTCCACCACCAGGGCATCGAAGGCGGCATCACCACCCAGCAAGGGATCCACCTGGAAGTAGTCGTAAGCGTGATAGCGGTGATTCGCCGCGGAACTGAAGATGGGGTTGAGGTACAGGCAGGTGATGCCGAGCTCCTGCAGATGATCGAGCCCCTCGATCACGCCGTAAAGATCACCCCCTTGAAACCCCACCCCATCAGGCGATGTGCCCCAGGGCTGCAGGGCCAGCCCCTGTTGCGCAGGCACGCGGCCGCTGCGGCGGAAGCGATCCGGAAAGATCTGGCACACCACCACATCCGCCACCCAGGCGGGCGGATCAGCCAGGCCCCCGCGGACATCCGTACTCACACCAGCCCCATGCCTCTCCATAAGGTGGCTCAACTTGCCTCCAGAGCTCCATGGCCGCCCCCACACCTGGCGATGCCAACCTCAGCTCCGTTGAACTGGCGCGCTATCTCGAGCAGCGCGGCGAATTGGGCAAGCCCTGGATGCTGCAGCTGCTGCGCCTCACCAAGCTGAAGGAGGCACGGGCCTCCATGGATCCGCAGGATTACATGGAGAAGCTGCAGGAAGCCCACGCGGATCTGATGCGGCTGGGCGAGTTCTGGAAAGGCAGAGAGCACGAGGTGTTCAGTGGCCGCTACCAGCCCTCCGAGCTGATCGAACCCCTGCCCGGCTCGCCAGAGGATCGATGAGCCTCCAGCGCTACCCGATGGCACCGCTGATCCGCTTCACGCTGATCAGCCTCTATCTGGCGCTGGTGTTGCCCCTGCCGCTGCTCGCACCACCGGAGCTGGTGGTCTGGCTGTGGGCCGCTCTGCCCCTGGGGCTGGCGCTGATCCTGGCCTTGGTAAGCGAGCAGGTGGAACTCAGCGACACCGGCATCCGCGTGGGCCATCCTGCCTGGTGCTCCTGGCTGCTGCGCCGCGGGTGGCAACTGAACTGGGAGCAAATCACCGGCCTCACCCCCGTAACCACAAGCCAGGGCGGCCGCGTGTTTTACGTGCGCACAGCAGACGGATCGGCCTACCTGCTCCCCCAGCGGGTGCAAGCCTTCGAAGACTTCCTGAGCCGCTTCAGCCAGGCAAGTGGTCTGAGCACAAGCTCCATCGGCCGGATCAGCCCACCGTGGACGTATCAGCTCCTCGCTGTCTTGTGCGCTCTAGGCCTCGCAGCCGAAGCCTTGGTTGGGCTGATGACGCTGCAGCGCTGATCAAGGCAGCGCTGGTAGGGCAGCCCGGCTGGCGTCGGACGCGACTGACTCCGCCGGAATCGTATCCAAACTGAAGCGATACCCCTGCTGCCGCACCGTTTCGATCCCACCGCCCTCACCCAGGCCCGCCTGCTCGAGCTTGCGGCGCAAGGTGAGCACCTGCGTATCCACAGAGCGAGGCCCACCACTGAACGGTGGCCAGGCCATGCGCAGCAGCTCGCTGCGGTTGCGCACCACCCCGGGCGGCATCAACAACGCACAGAGCAGGGCAAATTCCCGGGGGCTCAGCTCCACGGGCTGATCCCTCAGCGTCACCTGACGCAGCAGCAGATGCACTTCCAACGGTCCTACGCACACCCGCTCCTGCAGGCCGCTGCGGCTGCGGCGCAGCAGCGAACGGCTACGGGCCGCGAGTTCCTCCAGGCCGAAGGGCTTGCGCAGCACCTCATCGGCGCCAGCATCGAGCAGCGACACCACAGGCTCGGAGCCCGAGCGCGCCGTGAGCACCATCACCGGGCAGCGCAGCTGGGCCGCCAGCTTCAAGGCTGTGGTTTCTTCGAGCAGCTCGGCGGCCACCAACAGGTCCGGGGTGAGCTCCTCGCAGAGCGCCACGGCTTCCGAGGCTGTTGCCACCGCCGCGGCCAGATAGCCGTCCTGGCGGAGGCGCTGGGCCAACACGGTGCGCAGGGTGGGGTGGGGATCCACCACCAACACGCGTTTCAGGGTTGGTTCGGCCCCAGGGGGTGTGGAGCCGGCAGCGGAGGAATCCACCTGGTTCTCCATGATTCTGCCTACGCTATCCCTGTTTTCCTGGCCAGAGTGGTATCAGGCGATGCCTTGCCAGCTGTCCCAACCGGTCCGCTCATGACCGCCCTGCAACACCCCGACGCGATCCGCCACTTCCAATCCCTCTGTGATGCCTGCCAGTCACTGGCGAGCCGCTATCACAGCCCGGCTGAGCTGCGCCTCTACGCCGACGGCTACCTGCACGCCCTGCGCAAAACGGCGGTGCTCGATGCCCTCACCCAGCGGCGCCTGGAGGAGCTGGTGGATCGCTGGATCATGGATCCCTCCAGCTTCATCGGCCCCGGCGATGACATGAGCACCTTGTACGAAACGGGCCGGAACTGATCCGGCCCCGCAGGCTCAGGCCAGGGCCACGGCCAGCTTTTCGCGCAGCTCGCCGGAGTTGTACATCTCGATCAGGATGTCGGAGCCGCCGATGAACTCGCCGTTCACGTACACCTGGGGAATGGTGGGCCAGTCAGAGAACTCCTTGATGCCCTGACGGATCTCCATATCGGAGAGCACGTCAAAGGTTTCGAAGGCCACCCCCAGGGAGTTGAGAATCTGTACCACGTTGTTGCTAAAGCCGCACTGGGGCATCAACTTGCTGCCCTTCATGAACACGAACACCGGGCTGCTGCCCACCAGTTGTTCGATGCGTTGCTGGGTGGAGGCGTCCATGGATCAGGCGGTGGGGGTGGAGGTCTGCAGGGCCAGGGCGTGAATGGCCTCGCTGGCCAGCTCGCTGCGCAGGGCGCCGTACACGAGCTGGTGCTGCTTCACGCGGCTCAGGCCGTCGAAAGCGGTGGAGACCACCGTCACCTGCAGGTGATCGCCGCCGCCGGTGAGGTCTTCCACCTCAACACGGGCATCGGGCAGCGCCTGGGTGATGGCAGCTCGCACCTGGTCGGGATGGACCATGAACTGGAGAGTCGCGAAGCGGGCTAGCGAGCGAATGTAGGCGCCGCCCTCACTGGGCTGCCGGGGTGGCGCTCACTGCGTTGTATGGGGTGGCCACAAAGCCCAGCTCCAGCAGGCTCTGATAAGCCTTCTGGCCCTGGGGGCTGGTGGGCGACATGCGCTGCACCACGCGCACCAGCAGGGGCACCGCCACCTGGGGCTGGTTCATGCGGCGCAGCAACGCTGCCAGGCGCAGCTCGATGTTGGCTTGCAGTTCGGTGGCTTCCCGGCCCTTCTGATCCATCTCGCGGGGGATGCGCGCATCGAGGCCGCGGAAGGCACCGGAGAGACCCCGGTAGGCGCTCACCAGATAACTGGCCGCTTCCAAGGCTTGGTCGTAATCGCTCTTGGCTTCATTGAGCTTGCCGGCGGCGGCAGCGGCGTCGCCCTGGGCCACCTTGGCCTGCACCGAAGCCAGATTGAGGCCGGAGCTGGCGGAGGCCAACACCTTCTCGGGCTCCTGCTGGGCCACAGCCGGCAGAGAGGGGGTCATCAACGCCAGGGCGCTGAGGGCAAGAGCGGCGATCGGCCGGCGCACGGCAACAAGTCAGACGTTGGAAAACTCTACGGGCGTTGCAAAGCCGCCCTCGGCGGCGCTGCGGCCCACCGCTTCGAGGGCCTGACGCTCCGCCGCGGCCATCGCCTCCGCCAGTTGCGCACTGAAGCGCCGCGCCGCCTCACGGCCGTGGCCTTCCACATGCAGCGGCGCCCCGAAGGCCAGCGCCGCCCGGTCCCCGAAGCGGGGAATCGCGCGGCCGTAGGCGATGCCAATCGGCAGCACCGGCACCCGCAAGCCATGGGCCGAGGCCAGCAATGCCAGGCGCGCCAGCCCCTGCATCAGCCGGATCGGGCCGGGTTCGCGCATGATCCGCCCCTCCGGAAACACGACCAGCTGCTGGCCGGCCTCGAGCAGATCCACGGCAAAGCGCAGGCTGGCGGTTTGCGGTTTGAGCTGATTCACCGGGAAGCAGCCCAGGCGATGCAAAAACCAGCCCTGCAGCCCCTTCATCTCATCGAGGGTCACCATGAAGCGGCAGTCGCGGCCGCTCACGCGCCTGCCGGCGGCGTAGGGGAGCATCAAGGCATCCCAGCGGGCCCGGTGGGTGGGGGCCATCAGCACCGGGCCGTGGTGGGGCAAATGCTCGGTGCCGAGCACCGTGAGCGAACGGAAAAAGCCCTTGAGGGCCACGTCTTGCGTGAGCAGCATCGCCAGGGGCGACAGCCAGGGGCTGATGCCG includes:
- a CDS encoding BolA family protein produces the protein MVHPDQVRAAITQALPDARVEVEDLTGGGDHLQVTVVSTAFDGLSRVKQHQLVYGALRSELASEAIHALALQTSTPTA
- the grxD gene encoding Grx4 family monothiol glutaredoxin; protein product: MDASTQQRIEQLVGSSPVFVFMKGSKLMPQCGFSNNVVQILNSLGVAFETFDVLSDMEIRQGIKEFSDWPTIPQVYVNGEFIGGSDILIEMYNSGELREKLAVALA
- a CDS encoding DUF6761 family protein; translated protein: MTALQHPDAIRHFQSLCDACQSLASRYHSPAELRLYADGYLHALRKTAVLDALTQRRLEELVDRWIMDPSSFIGPGDDMSTLYETGRN
- a CDS encoding 1-acyl-sn-glycerol-3-phosphate acyltransferase, whose product is MATASSQLSKREQSLCNGISPWLSPLAMLLTQDVALKGFFRSLTVLGTEHLPHHGPVLMAPTHRARWDALMLPYAAGRRVSGRDCRFMVTLDEMKGLQGWFLHRLGCFPVNQLKPQTASLRFAVDLLEAGQQLVVFPEGRIMREPGPIRLMQGLARLALLASAHGLRVPVLPIGIAYGRAIPRFGDRAALAFGAPLHVEGHGREAARRFSAQLAEAMAAAERQALEAVGRSAAEGGFATPVEFSNV
- a CDS encoding glycoside hydrolase family 13 protein, with product MERHGAGVSTDVRGGLADPPAWVADVVVCQIFPDRFRRSGRVPAQQGLALQPWGTSPDGVGFQGGDLYGVIEGLDHLQELGITCLYLNPIFSSAANHRYHAYDYFQVDPLLGGDAAFDALVVELKSRGMRLILDGVFNHCGRGFWAFHHLLENGAASPYADWFITERWPLKAYPAAGEACGYHSWWCDPALPKFNHANPQVKEHLLAVGEHWLQRGIDGWRLDVPDEVEPPFWLDFRRRVRAVNPEAWIVGEIWGDAREWLGGAHFDGVMNYRIAWSTLGWVADGRLQEGHARESIPYGCISGERYREVLLETLSWYRPEANQAQLNLLDSHDVPRALHMLQGDVDALKMALVLLFCLPGVPCVYYGTEAGLSGGAEPACREAFPWGDPGDWPQDLRGFIASLAQLRREQPALRGAELKVERLPGPYVEQGLRLWRRDAGGASSVELVVNRSRTLPLPLASSTGAVLWPPELAGGALPAVLQPQTALVLMSTASHR
- a CDS encoding response regulator transcription factor, which codes for MENQVDSSAAGSTPPGAEPTLKRVLVVDPHPTLRTVLAQRLRQDGYLAAAVATASEAVALCEELTPDLLVAAELLEETTALKLAAQLRCPVMVLTARSGSEPVVSLLDAGADEVLRKPFGLEELAARSRSLLRRSRSGLQERVCVGPLEVHLLLRQVTLRDQPVELSPREFALLCALLMPPGVVRNRSELLRMAWPPFSGGPRSVDTQVLTLRRKLEQAGLGEGGGIETVRQQGYRFSLDTIPAESVASDASRAALPALP